The proteins below come from a single Dinghuibacter silviterrae genomic window:
- a CDS encoding DoxX family protein, translating into MTYLQYFHDRVDRVPWPLLFLLRIALGCMLIIKGVGFIGHIQQLEGIIAASRFQAGSEFLTHYIPYAHLLGGFFIVIGLFTRFFSIIQIPVLVGAVFFVNTPHAAFNVQGGEWGFSIIVLVLLIFFSIEGSGSMSIQHYVKRHAV; encoded by the coding sequence ATGACCTACCTGCAATATTTTCATGACCGGGTCGACCGCGTTCCGTGGCCCCTTCTCTTTCTCCTAAGGATCGCCCTGGGGTGCATGCTGATCATCAAAGGCGTCGGGTTTATCGGCCATATCCAGCAGTTGGAGGGCATCATTGCCGCCAGCCGTTTCCAGGCGGGGTCCGAATTTCTGACCCATTACATCCCTTATGCCCACCTGTTGGGGGGCTTTTTTATCGTGATCGGCCTTTTTACCCGTTTTTTTTCGATTATCCAGATCCCTGTCCTGGTAGGCGCCGTGTTTTTTGTCAACACCCCGCACGCCGCCTTTAACGTGCAAGGGGGAGAATGGGGCTTCTCCATCATCGTCCTCGTTTTGTTGATTTTTTTCAGCATCGAGGGGTCGGGCAGCATGTCTATCCAGCACTACGTAAAAAGGCACGCTGTTTAG
- a CDS encoding IPT/TIG domain-containing protein yields MKRLLYLMTGLALMLSACKKKDQSGSTPLALSSFLPTSGMGGTLVTIYGRGFGPDTLTNVVTFNGTKTSIFQVTDTSLVVIAPATGTTGPLAVNGITAGTYTYQLLSIHGASPLNGPAGTGVTITGAGFTGKTGVPVVTFNGRAATVTLANDSTLVAAVPDSAGVGPIVVSANGQTATGPVFTYQHINAIAPLTGGAGTKVTIHGVGFGTDPSQLKVDFNGTVTPVVSVTADTLIVVNAPAGVKTGPVDVTINNEKTVGPVFTEVPFPTIATVTPTSGLAGATVVITGANFSSVPTENQVLFNGTPAVVQSASGTQLTVTAPAGATSGAITLSVNQQQVTGPVFKFQVLNITWITPNNGLAGNTVIISGNGFDATTPANDKVFFNGLPATVTSAQDTQLVVTVPAGVTTGPVSVTVGPLSATGPVFYHAGVTTVYTAPSGSYVNGIAVDVSGNLYFTLSGNSSIQMIDPGGTVTTFAGSPTVTGPATDAPLSSVLFSSRIGRLGTDAQGNMYVADEGSQTIREIIKATGIVHTLMQSVGGITSMSLSPSGQLLFTEANYNGNSGVFSYNFGNNTYGQAYPGGNNFYNPNAAFTDPSGDFYVTGGNPVYEYSPAGKFMHFFGGFNNAYTLVQDPSTGNLVCGDQYNRNLTVFDLAAGTNTLLFQAGYGYQDGTLSQAEFSQMGPLAIDQQGNMYIVDGSYGGNSYIRKVQFH; encoded by the coding sequence AAAAAAGACCAGTCGGGCAGCACACCGCTCGCTTTGAGTTCGTTCCTGCCGACCAGCGGCATGGGCGGGACCCTGGTCACCATCTATGGCCGCGGATTCGGCCCGGATACCCTGACCAACGTCGTCACCTTCAATGGGACCAAGACCTCCATTTTCCAGGTGACGGACACCTCCCTGGTGGTCATCGCCCCGGCCACGGGCACAACGGGGCCGCTGGCCGTAAACGGTATCACGGCGGGCACCTATACCTACCAGTTGTTGAGCATTCATGGTGCCTCCCCCCTTAACGGTCCCGCAGGTACCGGTGTCACCATTACCGGGGCTGGGTTTACCGGCAAGACGGGTGTGCCTGTCGTCACGTTTAACGGCCGTGCCGCCACCGTGACACTGGCCAATGACTCCACCCTGGTGGCCGCGGTTCCCGACAGTGCGGGCGTGGGTCCCATTGTGGTCAGCGCCAATGGCCAAACGGCCACGGGCCCTGTGTTCACCTACCAGCACATCAACGCGATCGCTCCCCTGACAGGCGGCGCCGGCACCAAGGTGACCATCCACGGGGTGGGCTTTGGCACCGACCCCAGCCAGCTCAAGGTGGATTTTAACGGCACCGTCACCCCCGTGGTCAGTGTCACGGCGGATACGCTTATTGTCGTGAATGCGCCGGCCGGCGTCAAGACAGGACCCGTAGACGTCACCATTAACAACGAAAAGACCGTGGGCCCGGTATTTACCGAAGTACCTTTCCCGACCATTGCGACCGTTACGCCCACCAGCGGGCTCGCGGGTGCTACGGTGGTCATCACGGGGGCGAATTTCAGCTCCGTTCCGACCGAGAACCAGGTCCTTTTTAACGGTACCCCGGCGGTCGTCCAATCCGCGTCGGGAACCCAGCTCACGGTGACGGCACCCGCAGGCGCCACGAGCGGCGCGATCACCCTCTCTGTTAACCAACAGCAGGTCACAGGCCCCGTCTTTAAATTCCAGGTCCTGAACATCACGTGGATCACCCCGAACAACGGCCTGGCCGGCAACACGGTGATCATCAGTGGGAACGGCTTTGACGCCACCACACCCGCGAACGACAAGGTATTTTTCAACGGCCTGCCCGCCACGGTCACCAGCGCCCAGGATACGCAACTGGTCGTCACCGTACCCGCGGGGGTCACTACAGGTCCCGTCAGCGTGACGGTCGGACCGCTTTCCGCCACCGGACCGGTCTTCTACCACGCCGGTGTCACCACCGTTTATACGGCGCCTTCCGGTTCGTATGTCAATGGAATAGCCGTTGACGTCAGCGGGAACCTTTACTTCACCCTTAGCGGTAACAGCAGTATCCAGATGATCGACCCCGGCGGAACAGTCACCACCTTTGCGGGAAGCCCAACCGTGACCGGCCCGGCTACCGACGCGCCGTTGTCCAGCGTATTGTTCAGTTCCCGCATCGGCCGGTTAGGTACAGACGCGCAGGGAAATATGTATGTGGCCGATGAGGGAAGCCAAACCATCCGGGAAATCATAAAGGCCACCGGGATCGTCCATACCCTTATGCAGTCCGTCGGGGGCATCACCAGCATGAGCCTCAGCCCCTCCGGCCAGCTCCTGTTTACGGAGGCGAACTACAATGGAAACAGCGGGGTCTTCTCTTATAATTTTGGGAATAATACATACGGTCAGGCCTACCCCGGAGGTAATAATTTTTATAACCCCAACGCCGCGTTCACCGATCCGTCCGGAGACTTTTATGTGACCGGTGGCAACCCGGTATATGAGTATTCCCCGGCAGGGAAGTTTATGCACTTCTTTGGAGGCTTCAACAATGCCTACACGCTGGTACAGGACCCCAGTACAGGCAACCTGGTGTGTGGGGATCAATACAACCGGAACCTGACCGTGTTCGACCTGGCTGCAGGGACGAACACCCTCCTGTTCCAGGCTGGTTATGGATACCAGGACGGTACCTTGTCTCAGGCTGAATTCTCCCAGATGGGACCCCTGGCCATCGACCAGCAGGGGAATATGTATATCGTGGATGGATCTTACGGAGGGAACTCGTACATACGGAAAGTACAATTCCATTGA
- a CDS encoding RNA polymerase sigma factor, producing the protein MQGSTTAQGELYDLYAGQMLGLCYRYTKSQADAEDVLQEGFINVFRHLHRFRFEGELGAWIRRIMVNTALNYLKKNRHYQQELAFEDDAMHPVVDDHPEVRLGAKELADLIRQLPTGYQTILNLHAVEGFTHVEIGRMLGIHEGTSRSQYARARALLITWITQASDHYRSPKATGNH; encoded by the coding sequence TTGCAGGGTAGTACAACTGCCCAGGGGGAGCTCTATGACCTTTACGCGGGACAGATGCTGGGGTTGTGCTACCGGTACACCAAGTCCCAGGCCGATGCGGAGGACGTGTTGCAGGAAGGCTTTATCAATGTTTTCCGTCACCTGCACCGGTTCCGGTTCGAAGGGGAGCTGGGCGCCTGGATCCGGAGGATCATGGTCAATACAGCCCTGAATTACCTCAAAAAAAACCGGCACTATCAGCAGGAGCTGGCTTTCGAGGACGACGCGATGCACCCGGTGGTCGACGACCACCCGGAGGTAAGGCTGGGCGCCAAGGAACTGGCGGACCTGATCCGTCAACTGCCCACGGGGTACCAGACCATCCTTAACCTGCACGCCGTCGAAGGCTTTACACACGTAGAAATCGGAAGAATGTTGGGAATACACGAGGGGACTTCCAGGTCCCAGTACGCCCGGGCCAGGGCGTTGCTGATTACCTGGATCACGCAGGCTTCCGACCACTATAGGTCGCCGAAGGCGACCGGAAATCATTAG
- a CDS encoding DUF433 domain-containing protein, which yields MPQVSQHITINPEIRFGKPHIKGTRITVGDILSWLASGMTYEEIEEDFPEIKHDDIVAALIFAANREAMVKTLVG from the coding sequence ATGCCTCAGGTATCCCAACATATAACCATAAATCCTGAAATCCGTTTCGGGAAGCCCCATATCAAGGGTACCAGGATCACTGTGGGTGATATTTTATCCTGGTTAGCCTCCGGTATGACCTACGAGGAAATCGAAGAAGATTTTCCCGAGATTAAGCACGATGACATCGTAGCAGCGCTGATATTTGCAGCGAACAGAGAGGCCATGGTAAAAACACTAGTAGGATGA
- a CDS encoding nucleoside deaminase yields the protein MQPAEIRYYLQRAIDLSREGMTAAKGGPFGCVIVKDGVLLAEGYNRVTSENDPTAHAEVVAIREACRKLGTFQLEGCLLFSSCEPCPMCLGAIYWARPMAVYFAATRGDAARAGFDDAVIYGEIALEGADRSIPFTHVPMEGAEAVFEEWVNKAGRKEY from the coding sequence ATGCAACCCGCAGAGATCCGGTATTATCTGCAAAGGGCCATCGACCTTTCCCGCGAAGGGATGACCGCAGCCAAGGGGGGACCCTTTGGCTGCGTCATCGTTAAAGACGGTGTCCTTTTGGCGGAAGGGTATAACCGGGTCACCTCCGAAAATGACCCCACCGCCCACGCGGAGGTCGTGGCCATCCGGGAAGCCTGCCGGAAACTGGGCACCTTCCAATTGGAGGGCTGTCTTCTTTTTAGTTCCTGCGAACCCTGCCCGATGTGTCTGGGGGCGATCTATTGGGCAAGACCAATGGCCGTCTATTTTGCGGCGACGCGCGGAGACGCCGCCCGGGCGGGTTTTGATGATGCGGTTATTTATGGGGAGATCGCCCTGGAGGGCGCCGACAGGAGCATTCCTTTTACACACGTGCCCATGGAAGGGGCGGAGGCCGTTTTTGAGGAGTGGGTCAATAAGGCGGGGCGAAAGGAATATTAG
- a CDS encoding RNA polymerase sigma factor, which produces MEHSNYQLYSDEYLLEMYTRTGDNQWLAALLERYTLVLLGYCMRSLHNMELAKDAVQQVQLKVIRYVHRQKITSFPAWLFAIARNECVLQHRKQQRLLRDIIEADPEAIANPEVPEGYERARLDRHLPDALDRITEPQRDCILLFYLHQLSYQDISDKTGYSLKEVKSHIQNGKRNLKKILEQYE; this is translated from the coding sequence GTGGAGCATTCGAACTATCAACTATATAGCGACGAATATCTGTTGGAGATGTATACGCGGACGGGGGATAACCAGTGGCTGGCGGCATTGCTCGAACGATATACGCTGGTGCTGCTGGGTTATTGCATGCGCTCCCTGCACAACATGGAACTGGCCAAGGACGCCGTGCAGCAGGTCCAGCTCAAAGTCATCCGTTATGTGCACCGGCAGAAGATCACATCCTTCCCTGCCTGGCTGTTTGCGATTGCCCGGAATGAATGTGTGCTCCAACACCGGAAGCAACAGCGGCTGCTGCGGGACATCATCGAGGCGGATCCGGAAGCGATCGCCAACCCGGAAGTACCGGAAGGGTACGAAAGAGCCAGGCTGGACAGACACCTCCCGGACGCCCTCGACCGGATCACCGAACCCCAGCGTGATTGCATCCTTTTGTTTTACTTACATCAACTCAGCTACCAGGACATTTCCGATAAGACGGGCTATAGCCTGAAGGAAGTAAAGAGCCATATACAGAATGGAAAACGGAACCTGAAGAAAATCTTGGAACAATATGAGTAA
- the queG gene encoding tRNA epoxyqueuosine(34) reductase QueG, with protein MDTARHTRLIKSFASALGFDYCGIARAVRLDDDAFRLERWLTAGMHGKMGYMENYFDLRIDPTRLVPGAKSVITLLLNYFPSESQAPGAPGIAKYAFGRDYHEVIREKLRVFQHRIREEIGEVAGRGFVDSAPVLERSWAVRSGLGWIGKNGNLLHPGAGSFFFIATLIVDLPLDYDDPFAKDFCGTCTRCIDACPTEAILPDKVVDGSRCISYFTIELKDLLIPGDMEGRFQDWMFGCDTCQDVCPWNRFSKPTLEEGFRALPEVLNFTTADWEVLTEEAFREIFRESPLKRSKFKGIQRNLAFISLPSANPPTENPPTR; from the coding sequence ATGGATACCGCCCGTCATACGCGTCTGATCAAATCCTTCGCCTCCGCCCTGGGGTTCGATTACTGCGGCATCGCCAGGGCCGTCCGTCTCGACGACGACGCCTTTAGGCTGGAGCGTTGGCTCACCGCGGGTATGCACGGGAAGATGGGATACATGGAAAATTATTTCGACCTGCGGATCGATCCTACCCGGCTGGTCCCGGGCGCCAAGTCCGTGATTACTTTGCTGCTCAATTATTTTCCTTCTGAGTCCCAGGCGCCCGGCGCGCCCGGGATCGCTAAATATGCGTTTGGGCGCGATTATCACGAAGTCATCCGGGAAAAGCTGCGCGTCTTTCAGCATCGTATCCGCGAGGAAATCGGTGAGGTTGCCGGCCGCGGATTCGTCGACTCCGCGCCCGTGCTCGAACGATCCTGGGCGGTCCGCAGCGGCCTGGGGTGGATCGGCAAGAACGGAAACCTGCTACACCCCGGCGCAGGATCGTTTTTTTTTATCGCCACCCTTATTGTCGATCTTCCTTTGGACTACGACGACCCGTTCGCCAAAGACTTTTGCGGCACGTGTACGCGTTGCATCGACGCCTGTCCCACCGAGGCCATCCTCCCCGATAAGGTCGTTGACGGCAGCCGTTGCATTTCTTATTTTACGATAGAGCTAAAGGACCTCCTGATCCCCGGCGACATGGAGGGGCGATTCCAGGACTGGATGTTCGGCTGCGACACCTGCCAGGACGTATGCCCCTGGAACCGCTTCAGCAAACCCACCCTGGAAGAAGGTTTCCGGGCATTGCCGGAAGTGCTCAACTTTACCACCGCCGACTGGGAAGTCCTTACCGAAGAAGCCTTCCGGGAGATCTTCCGGGAGTCCCCCCTAAAAAGGTCGAAGTTCAAAGGAATACAGCGTAACCTGGCGTTTATTTCGCTCCCCAGCGCCAATCCACCGACAGAAAACCCGCCCACTCGCTGA
- the bioA gene encoding adenosylmethionine--8-amino-7-oxononanoate transaminase, translated as MPSTLSERDLKVIWHPYTRQKDMPPALPLVRGEGALLFDENGKAYIDATSSWWVNIHGHAHPYIAESIYRQALQLEHVIFAGYTHEPAVRLAERLLPLLPGSPGRIFYSDNGSTAVEVSLKMAIQYWWNRGVRRRRLLAFRHSYHGDTFGAMSVSERGVFTVAFQDYLFEVAFIDTPTAVNLDALQDQIRAHGPETAAFIYEPLLQGAGGMRMYEAAHLDVLLETCRSEGILCIADEVMTGFGRTGKLFASEYTEHKPDIVCLSKGITGGTMALGVTACSDAVYQAFVDDDKLKTLFHGHSFTANPITCAAALASLDLLEDPACADRRQRIHRQHLAFAERLRAIPLATNVRVLGTVLAFDVATGAGYLDNVGPLIARYSIERGIMLRPQGSNVYVLPPYCITEEQLEAIYGCIEGALGELKTR; from the coding sequence ATGCCGTCCACACTATCCGAACGGGACCTAAAGGTGATCTGGCACCCCTATACCCGTCAAAAAGACATGCCCCCTGCCCTCCCCCTGGTCCGGGGAGAAGGCGCCCTCCTGTTTGACGAAAACGGCAAGGCCTATATAGACGCCACCAGCAGCTGGTGGGTCAACATCCACGGTCACGCACATCCCTATATTGCCGAAAGCATCTATCGCCAGGCGCTCCAACTGGAGCACGTCATTTTTGCCGGGTATACGCACGAGCCGGCCGTTCGCTTGGCCGAACGTCTGCTGCCGCTGCTCCCGGGCTCCCCGGGCAGGATCTTTTACTCCGACAACGGCTCCACCGCCGTAGAAGTCTCCCTGAAAATGGCCATCCAATACTGGTGGAACAGGGGCGTCCGCCGCCGCCGCCTGCTGGCCTTCCGGCACAGCTACCACGGAGACACCTTTGGCGCCATGAGTGTCAGCGAGCGCGGCGTCTTTACCGTTGCCTTCCAGGATTACCTTTTCGAGGTCGCGTTTATAGACACGCCCACCGCCGTCAACCTGGACGCGCTCCAAGACCAGATCCGCGCCCATGGCCCGGAGACCGCAGCCTTTATTTACGAGCCCCTCCTGCAAGGCGCCGGTGGGATGCGTATGTACGAGGCCGCCCACCTGGACGTGCTGCTGGAAACCTGCCGGTCGGAAGGCATCCTTTGCATCGCCGACGAAGTGATGACCGGCTTTGGCCGCACAGGCAAACTATTCGCCAGCGAATATACGGAGCACAAACCCGACATCGTCTGTCTGAGCAAGGGGATTACCGGGGGCACCATGGCCCTGGGCGTCACCGCTTGTTCCGACGCCGTCTACCAGGCCTTTGTCGACGACGACAAACTCAAAACACTTTTTCACGGCCATTCCTTTACCGCCAACCCCATCACCTGCGCCGCCGCCCTCGCAAGCCTCGACCTCCTGGAAGACCCCGCCTGCGCCGACCGCCGCCAGCGGATCCACCGCCAGCACCTGGCTTTTGCCGAACGGCTTCGGGCTATTCCGCTGGCGACCAACGTCCGCGTGCTGGGCACCGTTCTGGCCTTTGACGTAGCCACCGGGGCCGGGTATCTCGACAATGTCGGGCCCTTGATCGCCAGGTATTCCATCGAGCGTGGCATCATGCTGCGGCCCCAGGGCAGCAACGTGTATGTGCTGCCGCCGTATTGTATTACGGAGGAGCAGTTGGAGGCGATTTATGGGTGTATAGAGGGGGCGTTGGGGGAGCTTAAGACGCGATGA
- a CDS encoding DUF5615 family PIN-like protein, which yields MTLLLDANLSWRLISVLKQHFDDCLHVNSIGLKIPPTDAEIWNYAKDHNLLIVTNDDDFADLVHVKGFPPKVLLFRIGNHKRIYTANLLIQKKEDILAFFHSPDLGLLEIIAS from the coding sequence ATGACTCTTTTGCTGGATGCAAACTTGTCCTGGCGCTTAATATCTGTCCTGAAGCAACATTTTGACGATTGTCTCCATGTTAATTCGATTGGTCTGAAGATTCCGCCAACGGATGCCGAAATTTGGAACTATGCCAAAGACCACAACCTGCTTATAGTAACTAACGATGACGACTTCGCAGATCTGGTTCATGTAAAAGGCTTCCCGCCAAAGGTTCTGTTGTTCAGGATCGGCAATCACAAGAGAATATATACGGCCAATCTACTCATCCAAAAGAAAGAGGACATTCTCGCATTCTTCCACTCCCCAGACTTAGGGCTACTCGAAATCATCGCGTCTTAA
- the clpB gene encoding ATP-dependent chaperone ClpB gives MNLNNYTIKAQQAVANAQQIAFNHQNPAIETEHLLESLLEEDDSPIEYLLKKNNVNVNYVGTKVEEAIGKLPKVSGTEPAQQLGRDLNGALLKTSGYLKEFGDEFVTPEHLLLALLEGKDATANVLRDAGLNKKDLIAAIKDLRKGSTVQSQTQDTAFNALHKYAKDLNELARAGKLDPVIGRDEEIRRTLHILSRRTKNNPILVGEPGVGKTAIAEGIAHRIVNGDVPENLKTKTIFALDMGLLIAGAKYKGEFEERLKGVVKEVGESEGEVILFIDEIHTLVGAGGGEGAMDAANILKPALARGELRAVGATTLNEYQKFFEKDKALERRFQKVMVDEPSQEDAISILRGIKDRYETHHHVRIKDEAIIAAVELSARYITDRFLPDKAIDLIDESAAKLRLEMNSMPEELDELERRLRQLEIEREAIRREKDEAKLKELSTEIANLSVDRDTLKAKWSQEKELVEKVQSAKTQIENLKQEAERAERNGDLGKVAEIRYGKIQEQEKLIKEYSRQLSESGEKRLLKEEVDAEDIAESVAKATGIPLSKMLQGEREKLLHLEEELHKRVVGQDEAIEAVADAIRRSRAGLSDPKRPIGSFIFLGTTGVGKTELAKALADYLFDDEGMMTRIDMSEYQEKHSVSRLVGAPPGYVGYDEGGQLTEAVRRKPYSVVLLDEIEKAHPDVFNVLLQVLDDGRLTDNKGRVVNFKNTIIIMTSNLGSQIIQERFEDVTESNREDVVERTKEEVTALLRQTIRPEFLNRIDEIILFEPLMKKEIRGIVEIQLNSLKKLLEASGVRLDFTEYALAYLAENGYDIQFGARPLKRLIQKQIINQLSRKILSGEIDKSHPVLVDVFDGVVVFRNEAR, from the coding sequence ATGAACCTAAATAATTATACGATAAAAGCGCAACAGGCTGTGGCCAACGCACAGCAGATTGCGTTCAATCACCAAAACCCGGCCATCGAGACCGAGCACCTGCTGGAGTCCCTCCTGGAGGAAGATGACTCACCCATCGAATACCTTCTGAAGAAGAACAACGTGAACGTGAACTATGTGGGGACGAAGGTAGAAGAGGCCATCGGGAAGTTGCCGAAAGTGAGCGGTACCGAACCCGCCCAGCAACTGGGCCGGGACCTGAACGGGGCATTGCTGAAGACCAGCGGCTACCTGAAGGAGTTCGGGGACGAATTTGTGACACCGGAACACCTGCTCCTGGCCCTGTTGGAAGGCAAGGATGCGACCGCCAACGTCCTGAGGGACGCGGGCCTGAACAAGAAAGACCTGATCGCGGCGATAAAAGATTTGCGGAAGGGGTCCACGGTGCAGAGCCAGACCCAGGACACGGCCTTTAACGCGCTTCATAAATACGCCAAGGACCTGAACGAGCTGGCCCGGGCGGGTAAACTCGACCCGGTCATCGGCCGGGATGAAGAAATCCGCCGGACCTTGCACATCCTGAGCCGCCGGACAAAGAACAATCCGATCCTCGTCGGGGAACCCGGGGTGGGTAAGACGGCCATCGCCGAAGGCATTGCGCACCGGATCGTCAATGGGGACGTGCCGGAAAACCTGAAGACAAAAACTATTTTTGCCCTGGATATGGGGCTGCTCATCGCGGGCGCCAAATACAAGGGTGAATTCGAGGAACGGCTCAAAGGCGTGGTCAAAGAGGTGGGTGAAAGCGAAGGAGAGGTGATCCTCTTTATCGACGAGATCCACACGCTCGTGGGCGCGGGTGGGGGAGAAGGCGCGATGGATGCCGCCAATATCCTAAAGCCCGCATTGGCCAGGGGCGAGCTCCGGGCGGTGGGCGCCACGACCTTGAACGAATACCAGAAGTTTTTTGAAAAGGATAAGGCCCTGGAACGCCGTTTCCAAAAGGTCATGGTCGACGAGCCTTCGCAAGAGGACGCCATTTCCATCCTCCGGGGGATCAAGGACCGTTATGAAACCCACCACCACGTCAGGATCAAGGACGAGGCGATCATCGCCGCGGTGGAATTATCGGCCCGGTACATCACCGACCGCTTTTTACCCGACAAGGCGATCGACCTGATCGACGAAAGCGCGGCAAAGCTGCGCCTGGAGATGAACTCCATGCCCGAAGAACTGGACGAGCTCGAACGGAGGCTTCGCCAGCTCGAAATCGAGCGGGAGGCCATCCGGAGGGAGAAGGACGAAGCGAAGCTGAAAGAACTGTCCACGGAAATCGCCAACCTGTCCGTCGACCGGGACACCCTGAAGGCCAAATGGTCGCAGGAAAAAGAATTGGTGGAAAAGGTACAGTCGGCCAAGACGCAGATTGAAAACCTGAAACAGGAGGCCGAAAGGGCCGAACGGAACGGAGACCTTGGCAAGGTGGCCGAGATCCGCTACGGCAAGATACAGGAGCAGGAAAAGCTGATCAAGGAATATTCCAGACAACTGAGCGAGTCTGGCGAAAAGCGGCTCCTCAAGGAAGAAGTCGATGCCGAGGACATCGCCGAAAGCGTCGCCAAGGCCACGGGTATCCCCTTGTCCAAGATGCTCCAGGGCGAACGGGAAAAGCTCCTGCACCTGGAAGAAGAATTGCACAAACGCGTCGTGGGCCAGGACGAAGCCATCGAAGCGGTGGCCGACGCCATCCGGCGCAGCCGGGCCGGTCTGAGCGATCCCAAACGGCCGATCGGGTCCTTTATTTTCTTAGGGACCACGGGTGTGGGGAAAACGGAGCTGGCCAAGGCACTGGCCGACTATCTTTTCGACGACGAAGGGATGATGACCCGCATCGACATGAGCGAATACCAGGAGAAACACTCGGTGAGCCGGCTGGTTGGTGCTCCTCCCGGTTATGTGGGGTATGACGAAGGCGGACAGCTGACCGAGGCCGTAAGGCGCAAGCCGTATTCGGTGGTCCTCCTGGACGAAATCGAAAAAGCCCACCCGGATGTGTTCAACGTCCTGTTGCAGGTGTTGGACGACGGCCGGTTGACGGACAATAAAGGCCGGGTGGTCAATTTCAAGAATACGATCATCATCATGACGTCGAACCTGGGCAGCCAGATCATCCAGGAACGTTTCGAAGACGTGACGGAGAGCAACCGGGAAGACGTGGTGGAACGGACGAAGGAAGAAGTGACTGCGCTGCTGCGGCAGACCATACGCCCGGAATTTTTAAACCGGATCGATGAAATCATTTTGTTCGAACCCCTTATGAAAAAGGAGATCAGGGGGATCGTCGAAATACAATTGAACAGCCTCAAAAAACTGCTGGAAGCCAGCGGCGTCAGACTCGATTTCACCGAGTACGCGTTGGCCTACTTAGCGGAGAACGGCTACGACATACAGTTCGGCGCCCGTCCTTTGAAAAGGCTGATCCAAAAACAAATCATCAACCAGCTCAGCCGGAAGATCTTGTCCGGTGAGATCGACAAGTCCCACCCGGTTTTGGTGGACGTCTTTGACGGAGTGGTGGTTTTTCGCAACGAGGCACGCTAA
- a CDS encoding cbb3-type cytochrome c oxidase subunit I has translation MKTLRLIAACLLLLGLPPVLVMWQHVIVWGLNPFVNALLALVFLLLAIPPATWLFKTLKSPAIGKYVIRPDTWFALGAVVLLVLSFDPGRVSRYNALDIHLHDTYFMLSQGSVDLALAAWFALMAFLYFIFPRITKRPLQNGLGYIHFWITVLVGDFILFPARYMLQEPLSSRYMDYAQWNSFRRFDLIDITALIILLLCLLAQLLLPVNMILAFVRSRKREKEPTS, from the coding sequence ATGAAAACACTCCGCCTCATCGCCGCCTGCCTCCTGCTCCTTGGGCTTCCGCCGGTGCTGGTGATGTGGCAACACGTCATCGTCTGGGGTCTGAACCCTTTTGTCAACGCACTGCTGGCCCTGGTCTTTTTGCTATTGGCCATTCCACCGGCGACCTGGCTTTTCAAAACACTGAAGTCGCCCGCCATCGGAAAATATGTGATCCGGCCGGACACCTGGTTTGCATTGGGCGCAGTGGTTCTTTTGGTGTTGAGCTTCGACCCTGGCAGGGTATCGCGGTACAACGCCCTGGACATACACCTGCATGATACCTATTTCATGTTGTCGCAGGGATCTGTCGACCTTGCCCTGGCGGCCTGGTTTGCTTTGATGGCCTTTCTCTATTTTATTTTTCCAAGGATCACCAAACGGCCGTTACAAAACGGTCTGGGATATATCCATTTTTGGATCACGGTGCTGGTAGGTGATTTTATCCTGTTCCCCGCGCGGTACATGCTGCAGGAGCCTTTGTCCAGCCGGTACATGGACTACGCGCAATGGAATTCATTTCGCCGGTTCGATCTTATTGACATAACGGCGTTGATCATACTCCTGTTATGTCTGCTGGCGCAGCTACTGCTGCCGGTCAATATGATCCTTGCTTTTGTCCGATCGCGCAAACGCGAAAAAGAACCCACTTCATGA